A stretch of the Sinorhizobium alkalisoli genome encodes the following:
- a CDS encoding ABC transporter ATP-binding protein produces the protein MVALALTEVGATYGRRIVLSDISTGTLRGGRLTAVIGPNAAGKSTLFKRIAGLTAGPGLVHLSDTANGPGAICYMPQDTGANAVLTVYESVLLSAKQGSGWKVKDSELKEIDRVLAALKIDDLAFRGLGELSGGQRQLVSIAQALVRKPEVLLMDEPTSALDLFRQIEVLGFMKRLAAKSGMAVLIALHDLNHALRYCDDTIVISGGSVAASGPTREVITADMLKSVYRVDARVEACSLGRPVIIVDDSISEFL, from the coding sequence ATGGTAGCCTTGGCGCTCACGGAGGTCGGCGCGACCTATGGTCGGCGCATCGTGTTATCCGACATCAGCACCGGGACGTTGAGGGGTGGCCGCCTGACGGCTGTCATCGGTCCCAACGCGGCGGGAAAATCGACGCTCTTCAAGCGTATCGCCGGCCTTACCGCCGGACCGGGCCTCGTCCATCTCTCCGACACGGCCAATGGCCCGGGGGCGATCTGCTACATGCCGCAGGACACCGGCGCCAATGCGGTTCTGACGGTTTATGAGTCCGTGCTGCTCTCGGCCAAGCAAGGCTCCGGCTGGAAAGTGAAGGATAGCGAGCTTAAGGAAATCGACCGTGTCCTGGCGGCGCTGAAGATCGACGACCTGGCCTTTCGCGGCCTCGGGGAGCTTTCCGGCGGCCAACGCCAACTCGTGTCGATCGCGCAGGCGCTGGTGCGGAAGCCCGAAGTGCTCCTGATGGACGAGCCGACATCGGCGCTCGACCTCTTTCGTCAGATCGAGGTGCTGGGCTTCATGAAGCGCCTGGCTGCGAAATCAGGCATGGCGGTGCTGATCGCACTGCACGACCTGAACCATGCACTGCGCTATTGCGACGATACGATCGTCATCAGCGGCGGCTCGGTGGCCGCGAGCGGCCCGACACGGGAGGTTATCACGGCGGACATGCTGAAATCCGTTTATCGCGTCGACGCACGGGTCGAGGCCTGCTCTCTCGGCCGACCCGTGATCATTGTCGACGATTCCATCTCGGAATTTTTGTGA
- a CDS encoding FecCD family ABC transporter permease — protein sequence MMVAFAGEASGMEGHGRYRALAARRLLMLSAMVAALFFSVSVDMALGPANYPLSDVLTALLDAGSVNDQLRVVIWDIRMPIALMAVTVGASLSLAGAQMQTILANPLASPFTLGISAAASFGAALGLVAGIAVFPVAVQYMVPINAFLMAMAAALFIHFASTMRGVTVETIVLLGIALVFTFNAALSLLEYLASEQALAAVVFWTMGSLTKATWPKVWITGAVLLIAVPLFARRAWALTALRLGDDKAASFGINVRRLRLETMMTVSLLAAIPVSFVGTIGFVGLVGPHIARMLVGEDQRFFLPASVLCGALLLSSTSVVSKMLIPGAVLPIGVITALVGVPFFFVLIFTNRRRSW from the coding sequence ATGATGGTCGCGTTCGCGGGTGAGGCTTCCGGCATGGAAGGGCACGGGCGCTATCGTGCTCTTGCGGCGCGCCGGCTGCTCATGCTCTCGGCTATGGTCGCGGCGCTGTTTTTCTCGGTGTCGGTGGATATGGCGCTCGGCCCTGCCAATTATCCGCTGTCCGATGTCCTTACGGCGCTCCTTGACGCCGGCAGCGTCAATGACCAACTGCGCGTGGTGATCTGGGACATCCGCATGCCGATCGCGCTGATGGCCGTCACCGTCGGCGCCTCGCTGTCGCTGGCAGGTGCGCAGATGCAGACAATCCTCGCCAATCCTCTGGCGAGCCCCTTCACGCTCGGCATCTCGGCAGCGGCAAGCTTCGGCGCAGCCCTCGGCCTCGTGGCGGGCATTGCAGTCTTCCCCGTCGCGGTTCAGTACATGGTGCCGATCAACGCCTTCCTGATGGCGATGGCCGCCGCCCTCTTTATCCATTTCGCCTCGACCATGCGGGGCGTCACCGTCGAGACGATCGTGCTTCTCGGCATTGCGCTTGTGTTCACTTTCAATGCGGCGCTCTCGCTGCTCGAATATCTCGCTTCCGAGCAGGCGCTTGCCGCGGTCGTCTTCTGGACGATGGGAAGCCTGACCAAGGCGACATGGCCGAAAGTCTGGATTACCGGCGCGGTGCTCCTGATAGCCGTGCCGCTCTTCGCGCGCCGCGCCTGGGCGCTGACGGCGCTGAGGCTCGGCGACGACAAGGCGGCGAGCTTCGGCATCAATGTTCGACGCCTGCGGCTCGAAACCATGATGACCGTCAGCTTGCTGGCAGCGATCCCGGTTTCCTTCGTCGGCACGATCGGCTTCGTCGGTCTCGTCGGCCCGCACATTGCGCGTATGCTCGTCGGCGAGGACCAGCGCTTCTTCCTGCCGGCGTCGGTTCTGTGCGGGGCGCTGCTCCTGTCTTCGACATCCGTCGTCAGCAAGATGTTGATTCCGGGCGCCGTGCTGCCGATCGGCGTCATCACGGCGCTCGTCGGCGTCCCCTTCTTCTTCGTGCTGATTTTCACCAACAGGAGACGGTCATGGTAG
- a CDS encoding ABC transporter substrate-binding protein, with translation MPALKKVLLAIFAALIIAAPVGAAEITDVAGRKVEIDIPAKRILLGEARQIHIAAALKGEHVFDQIVGWRDDLIKKDPDSYAGYLERFPEIEKLPRFGYVPSGDFSLEAAIALKPDVLTLNLEAQEAAEESGLIEKAAAAGIAVIFLDFRVDPAKNSELSTAILGRLFGAEGQAKEFIGWRRLQIAVVTDRLAKAGTIARPKVFIERAPGISGDAACCRTFGPANFGQMVELAGGHNIGSDVISSTFGDLNPEQIVVANPHHVIVTGSNWSAESDISQFVPVGRGASPTLAIKRLKGLMQRPAFLNLDAVKAGRVHAVWHQFYGAPYEFVPIQQFAKWFHPELFADIDPDKTFREFHEKFLPIAYRSGYFASLSNGGE, from the coding sequence ATGCCGGCATTAAAGAAAGTTCTCCTGGCGATCTTTGCTGCGCTCATCATCGCGGCGCCAGTTGGTGCTGCAGAAATAACCGATGTCGCCGGCCGCAAGGTCGAGATCGACATTCCGGCAAAGCGGATATTGCTCGGCGAGGCGCGACAGATTCACATCGCCGCGGCGCTTAAAGGTGAACATGTCTTTGATCAGATCGTCGGCTGGCGCGACGATCTGATCAAAAAGGACCCGGATTCCTATGCCGGCTATCTCGAGCGCTTTCCGGAGATCGAGAAGCTGCCGCGCTTCGGCTATGTCCCGAGCGGGGACTTCAGCCTCGAAGCGGCGATTGCGCTGAAGCCTGACGTGCTGACGCTGAACCTCGAGGCGCAGGAAGCGGCCGAGGAATCGGGACTCATCGAAAAGGCTGCGGCAGCCGGTATTGCCGTCATTTTCCTCGATTTCCGCGTCGATCCGGCAAAGAACAGCGAATTGTCCACCGCAATCCTCGGTCGGCTCTTCGGGGCGGAGGGACAGGCGAAGGAATTCATCGGCTGGCGGCGTTTGCAGATTGCCGTCGTTACAGATCGCCTCGCCAAGGCCGGCACTATCGCACGTCCGAAGGTCTTCATCGAGCGTGCGCCCGGGATTTCCGGCGACGCCGCCTGCTGCCGCACCTTCGGCCCGGCGAACTTTGGGCAGATGGTGGAACTTGCCGGCGGTCACAATATCGGCTCGGACGTTATCTCATCGACCTTCGGGGACCTAAATCCCGAGCAGATCGTCGTCGCCAATCCGCATCATGTGATCGTCACCGGCAGCAACTGGTCGGCCGAATCCGACATCAGCCAGTTCGTTCCCGTGGGTCGCGGGGCCAGTCCGACGCTTGCAATCAAGCGGCTGAAGGGACTGATGCAGCGTCCCGCCTTTTTAAACCTCGATGCGGTGAAGGCGGGCAGGGTCCATGCAGTGTGGCATCAGTTTTACGGCGCGCCTTATGAATTCGTGCCGATCCAGCAATTCGCCAAGTGGTTCCATCCGGAGCTGTTCGCCGATATCGATCCGGATAAGACGTTCCGCGAGTTCCACGAGAAGTTCCTGCCGATCGCCTATCGGTCCGGTTATTTCGCTTCGCTTTCGAATGGAGGTGAATGA
- a CDS encoding ABC transporter substrate-binding protein, with product MKVFNRAAAAAAGLCVLFSSPALAETVKVTDVTGREVEVNVPIEHVILGEGRQIYFVGALDKEEPFKRVVGWRDDFTKADPESYAAFLAKYPQIAKLPTFGGMKDGTFDIEQAVALKPDVMLMNIDAKTATEEAGHIEKLEKVGIPLVYVDFREKPMENTEPSMRLIGKLFGKEEKAEEFIRFRAEQIAKVTDVLSKANPERPLVFMERAGGYSDDCCMSFGDENFGKMVEFAGGRNMAKDIIPGTFGTVNPEQIIAANPDQVIITGGNWEGYVPGGNWVGVGYGADEKEALRKLENLTKRPAFTGVKAVKEGNVHAIWHQFYNNPYQFVAIQQIAKWLHPDLFKDLDPEVTFKELHERFLPLPYESGYFVSLNVSQ from the coding sequence ATGAAAGTTTTCAACAGGGCGGCTGCGGCTGCCGCGGGTCTTTGCGTGCTTTTTTCGAGCCCGGCACTCGCTGAAACGGTCAAGGTGACCGACGTCACCGGTCGTGAGGTCGAAGTCAATGTGCCGATTGAGCACGTGATTCTCGGAGAGGGACGCCAGATCTACTTTGTTGGCGCCCTCGACAAGGAGGAGCCTTTCAAACGCGTCGTCGGCTGGCGTGACGATTTCACGAAGGCCGATCCCGAGAGCTACGCCGCCTTTCTCGCCAAGTATCCGCAGATCGCCAAACTGCCCACCTTCGGCGGCATGAAGGATGGGACCTTCGACATCGAGCAGGCGGTCGCCCTGAAGCCCGACGTGATGCTGATGAATATCGACGCCAAGACGGCGACGGAAGAGGCGGGCCACATTGAGAAACTCGAAAAGGTCGGCATCCCGCTCGTCTATGTGGATTTCCGCGAAAAGCCGATGGAAAACACCGAGCCCAGCATGCGCCTGATCGGCAAGCTGTTCGGCAAGGAGGAAAAGGCCGAGGAATTCATCAGGTTCCGCGCCGAGCAGATCGCCAAGGTGACGGATGTCCTGTCGAAGGCCAATCCGGAGAGGCCGCTCGTCTTCATGGAGCGCGCCGGCGGCTATTCCGACGATTGCTGCATGTCTTTCGGTGACGAGAACTTCGGCAAGATGGTCGAGTTTGCCGGCGGCAGAAACATGGCGAAGGATATCATCCCGGGCACCTTCGGCACGGTCAATCCAGAACAGATCATTGCCGCGAACCCGGACCAGGTGATCATCACCGGCGGCAACTGGGAAGGCTATGTGCCGGGTGGCAACTGGGTTGGCGTCGGCTATGGCGCGGATGAGAAGGAAGCCCTGCGCAAGCTCGAAAACCTGACAAAGCGTCCGGCGTTCACCGGTGTCAAAGCGGTCAAGGAGGGTAATGTCCACGCCATCTGGCACCAGTTCTACAACAATCCTTATCAGTTCGTGGCCATCCAGCAGATCGCAAAATGGCTGCATCCCGACCTGTTCAAGGATCTCGATCCGGAGGTGACGTTCAAGGAACTGCACGAGCGTTTCCTGCCGCTGCCTTACGAGAGCGGCTACTTCGTCTCGCTGAACGTCAGCCAGTAA
- a CDS encoding class I SAM-dependent methyltransferase, with translation MSDVAERRNYDLRDEIKAYWSERAATFDLSPGHEIFSEEERAAWHRLFLRHLGHGGGRPALDLASGTGVISHLLDDLGFKVTGLDWAEPMLERARRKAKDRKRSISFRIGDAENTMEPDDRYDVIVNRHLVWTLVDPASAFAEWLRVLKPGGRVLIVDGDFVNTNALERFFGKLSAWGQRARIFGPDTPMHSREMMEAHRSILSRVHFANGARAEAVVDLLRRAGFTDIEVDTDLGEIHRMQAKNWNFFKGLARKSQHRYAIRASKPLPAV, from the coding sequence ATGAGCGACGTGGCAGAGCGGCGAAATTACGATCTTCGCGACGAGATCAAGGCCTATTGGTCGGAGCGCGCCGCCACATTCGATCTTTCTCCGGGGCATGAAATCTTCTCCGAGGAGGAGCGCGCCGCCTGGCACCGTCTTTTCCTGCGGCACCTCGGGCACGGCGGCGGACGCCCGGCACTGGACCTGGCGAGCGGAACCGGGGTGATCTCTCATCTGCTGGACGACCTCGGGTTCAAGGTGACAGGCCTCGACTGGGCCGAGCCTATGCTCGAGCGCGCCCGCCGCAAGGCGAAGGACCGAAAACGTTCGATTTCCTTCCGCATCGGCGACGCGGAGAACACGATGGAGCCGGATGACCGGTATGACGTCATCGTCAACCGGCATCTCGTCTGGACGCTGGTCGATCCGGCCTCGGCCTTCGCGGAATGGCTGCGCGTATTGAAACCCGGCGGCCGGGTGCTGATCGTCGACGGCGATTTCGTCAACACGAATGCGCTCGAGCGATTCTTCGGAAAGCTGAGCGCCTGGGGCCAGCGCGCGAGGATATTCGGGCCAGACACGCCGATGCACTCGCGGGAGATGATGGAAGCGCACCGCAGCATTCTTTCGCGCGTCCATTTTGCCAATGGCGCACGCGCCGAGGCAGTCGTCGATCTCCTGCGCAGGGCCGGCTTCACGGATATCGAGGTCGACACCGATCTCGGCGAGATACACCGTATGCAGGCGAAGAACTGGAACTTTTTCAAAGGGCTCGCGCGCAAGAGCCAGCACCGCTATGCGATCCGTGCGAGCAAGCCTTTGCCCGCAGTGTAA
- a CDS encoding DUF4168 domain-containing protein, giving the protein MLTRRTSVASLTAAAFSLMVFSPAVALELAQAQQAEPVQGQTGATSAPISDQKLEAFAVAYLQVDKVRQAYSTKIGSETDASTKEKLQTEANQEMVKAVEASPISVEEYTSILTAAQNDPALAKKVQEKLQSSQPAQQ; this is encoded by the coding sequence ATGCTCACTCGTCGCACATCCGTTGCATCGTTGACCGCTGCAGCCTTCAGTTTGATGGTCTTCAGTCCCGCAGTTGCACTGGAACTCGCCCAAGCGCAGCAGGCCGAGCCCGTGCAAGGCCAGACCGGCGCCACAAGCGCGCCTATCAGCGACCAGAAGCTCGAGGCCTTCGCCGTCGCCTATCTCCAGGTCGACAAAGTCAGGCAGGCATATTCGACAAAGATTGGTTCTGAGACGGACGCGTCGACAAAGGAGAAGCTGCAGACCGAGGCCAATCAGGAGATGGTCAAGGCAGTCGAAGCCTCGCCGATTTCCGTCGAGGAATATACGAGCATCCTGACCGCCGCGCAGAACGATCCGGCACTCGCCAAAAAGGTGCAGGAGAAACTTCAAAGTTCCCAGCCGGCGCAGCAATAA
- a CDS encoding DUF2934 domain-containing protein, which translates to MENHEEELIRRRAYAIWEQEGCPEGQHMRHWEQAFREMLGQSGSAPNLGNGGARPSKRSPSPRRKAPKSGAGSQ; encoded by the coding sequence ATGGAAAATCACGAGGAAGAGCTGATCAGGCGCCGAGCCTACGCCATTTGGGAGCAGGAAGGCTGCCCCGAGGGCCAGCATATGCGGCATTGGGAGCAGGCCTTCCGCGAAATGCTGGGGCAAAGCGGTTCGGCGCCGAATCTCGGGAATGGCGGCGCTAGGCCGTCTAAACGGTCGCCGTCGCCCCGGCGCAAAGCCCCTAAAAGCGGCGCCGGAAGTCAGTAG
- a CDS encoding glutathione S-transferase encodes MPYKLYYWGGIPGRGEFVRLAFEAAGTDYVDVARLPGGLQEMLALMKDPGAASIPFAPPFLVDRDLLISQVANILFYLGPRLGLAPQDEGLRHVANGLQLTITDLLAEIHDTRHPISVSLYYEQQKPESLRRSAEFLNNRLPKFLGYFERILNRNPAGREHAVGKELSYVDLSLFHLVEGLRYAFPNAMRVHEPRVPALVALHDSVAARPRIHRYLASDRRLAFNESCIFRRYPELDQQV; translated from the coding sequence ATGCCCTACAAGCTTTACTATTGGGGCGGGATACCCGGGAGAGGCGAATTCGTGCGCCTCGCATTCGAGGCGGCGGGCACCGACTATGTCGATGTTGCCCGCCTGCCGGGCGGCTTACAGGAGATGCTGGCACTGATGAAGGATCCGGGTGCCGCTTCCATCCCTTTCGCGCCGCCCTTTCTGGTGGATCGCGATCTCTTGATCTCGCAGGTTGCCAATATCCTGTTTTATCTCGGACCGCGGCTCGGTCTCGCACCGCAGGACGAAGGGCTGCGTCACGTCGCCAATGGTCTGCAGTTGACGATCACCGACCTGCTTGCCGAAATTCACGATACGCGTCACCCGATCAGCGTGTCACTCTATTATGAGCAGCAGAAGCCGGAATCGCTGCGGCGGTCGGCGGAGTTTCTCAACAATCGGCTGCCGAAGTTCCTCGGCTATTTCGAACGCATTCTCAACCGGAACCCCGCGGGGCGGGAGCATGCTGTCGGGAAGGAGCTGAGCTATGTCGATCTCTCGTTGTTTCACCTCGTCGAGGGACTTCGCTATGCATTCCCGAACGCCATGCGGGTGCATGAGCCGCGCGTACCAGCCTTGGTCGCCCTGCATGACTCCGTTGCGGCCCGACCGCGAATCCACCGCTATCTGGCGTCGGATCGCCGTCTTGCGTTCAACGAATCCTGCATCTTTCGTCGCTACCCGGAGCTCGACCAGCAGGTCTGA
- a CDS encoding DUF3175 domain-containing protein: MDLEPGVFTLDDPKEIAHSLKRSAEASDRRKASPFRSAISMLTFYINRAGAGLNGDRRHILERAKNELRRDFGRAPR, translated from the coding sequence ATGGACCTCGAGCCGGGGGTCTTCACACTCGACGATCCCAAAGAAATCGCGCATTCTTTGAAGCGGTCGGCGGAGGCGAGCGATCGCCGCAAAGCAAGCCCCTTCCGCTCGGCCATCTCCATGTTGACGTTCTACATCAACAGGGCGGGTGCGGGGCTGAACGGCGACCGGCGTCATATTCTCGAAAGGGCGAAGAACGAACTGCGAAGAGATTTCGGTCGGGCGCCCAGGTGA